Proteins co-encoded in one Candidatus Woesearchaeota archaeon genomic window:
- a CDS encoding RNA-processing protein (similar to yeast Dim2p protein that is essential for 40S ribosomal subunit; structural studies show binding to 3' end of 16S rRNA in complex with archaeal IF2 alpha) — MEFSYELKVPKDRIAVLIGTKGSTKRKIEQITHAKIDIDSDEGDVILSGTDSLGLFTAREVIRAIARGFNPEIALLVLKPEYSLEIINMQDFIGKSKKSLERVRARVIGTEGKTRKFIEDATETYIVIYGKTIGIIGEIEKVTLARQAIETLLTGSPHAGVYRWLDKKRKEMRRDEVSL, encoded by the coding sequence ATGGAATTTAGCTATGAACTTAAAGTGCCAAAAGACCGCATCGCAGTACTCATAGGTACAAAAGGTTCAACAAAACGCAAAATAGAACAAATAACCCATGCAAAGATTGACATTGACTCAGACGAAGGCGATGTTATCCTCTCAGGAACCGATTCTTTAGGGTTATTCACTGCAAGAGAAGTGATTCGAGCAATTGCAAGAGGATTCAATCCCGAAATTGCACTGCTCGTTCTCAAACCAGAATACTCTCTTGAAATCATCAACATGCAAGACTTCATTGGAAAGTCAAAGAAAAGTCTTGAACGCGTACGTGCAAGAGTTATTGGAACAGAAGGAAAAACCAGGAAATTCATAGAAGATGCGACCGAAACATACATCGTAATTTATGGAAAAACAATCGGAATTATCGGAGAAATTGAAAAAGTCACTCTTGCGCGCCAAGCAATAGAAACTCTTTTAACGGGAAGTCCTCACGCAGGTGTGTATCGTTGGCTCGATAAAAAAAGAAAAGAAATGAGAAGAGATGAGGTGAGTTTATGA
- a CDS encoding serine protein kinase RIO → MGKITREKFKTYANVFDEFTRRNIFKLATQGHFEELESSISLGKEANIFTARTKEGELKIVKIYRLENCDFNKMFDYIKYDPRYSSIKKRRREIIFSWAQREFRNLLKAREANVRVPTPHICLHNIIIMDLIGDKRAAPQLKDAIPHDPSAFLQDTINEYRKLLKAGLVHGDLSEFNILNHNEKPVFIDFSQATTIESQNAKELLERDAKNLARFFNKRGVETNQTEIYQAITS, encoded by the coding sequence ATGGGAAAGATCACGAGAGAGAAATTTAAGACCTATGCAAACGTTTTTGACGAATTCACCCGAAGAAATATCTTCAAACTAGCAACGCAAGGTCATTTTGAGGAACTTGAAAGCTCCATCTCGTTAGGAAAGGAGGCCAACATCTTTACCGCGCGAACAAAAGAAGGAGAGCTCAAAATCGTTAAGATCTACCGTCTTGAAAACTGTGACTTCAATAAAATGTTTGATTATATCAAATATGATCCACGGTACTCTTCCATTAAGAAAAGACGAAGAGAGATTATTTTTTCATGGGCGCAAAGAGAATTTAGAAACCTTCTCAAAGCAAGGGAAGCAAATGTACGAGTTCCCACCCCCCACATCTGCTTGCACAACATCATCATCATGGATCTTATCGGAGACAAGCGCGCAGCACCCCAGCTCAAAGACGCAATTCCTCACGACCCTTCAGCGTTTCTTCAAGACACAATCAACGAATACAGAAAACTCCTCAAAGCAGGACTTGTTCATGGCGACCTTTCAGAATTCAACATCCTCAACCACAACGAAAAGCCCGTGTTTATAGACTTCTCTCAAGCAACAACCATAGAATCGCAAAACGCAAAAGAACTTCTTGAGCGCGATGCGAAGAATCTTGCAAGGTTCTTCAACAAGAGAGGTGTTGAAACAAATCAAACGGAAATCTACCAAGCGATAACTTCATAA